gggtgttggacagtggctgttcacaccatatgacaggagacaGAAATAAATTCCTTCATTTTGAAAactttgatggaggttttgtaagatttggtgataattcaGGAGCCTTTGTCAGAGGTAAAGGCACATTACTGCTAAATGATGACACTCCTATTCatgatgtttattttgttgaaggattaaaacacaatttgttgagtgtcagTCAAATTTGTGACAGTGGTTATAATGTATCTTTTAGTTCTCAAGGTtgtgctatcaaaaataaatctggtAAAATTGTTGCTACTGGTTTGAGGACTATTGGGAATGTTTACAATTTACTTGACTCCACAGATTATGAAAATAATGTAGGTATGTGTCTTATGGGTCAAGTAGAAGAAAACTGGTTATGGCACAAGCGCTTGggacatgtaaactttgataatctagttCGAATCAGCAAGAACCAGAATGTCAGAGGTTTACCCATCTTGAGCAAACCATTAAATATTGTGTGCAAAGAGTGTTTGAAAGGTAAACAGACAAAAGTATCTTTTAAATCTAAAGAACACTCTTCTACTAGTCCTTTACAACTTGttcatacagatttatgtggtccaacaaggacacaATCCATCAATGGTGAAAAATACTTCATGCTCTTTgtggatgattatacaagaatggtatgggtcacttttctcaaacataaatctgaagcatttgacagATTTAAAATTTTTAGGAAAATGGTTGAACGTGAAACTGATTTAAaacttaaatgtttaagatcagacaagggtggtgaatttacatcacaggaatttgttgattattgtgaaaaacatggcatGAAAAGACAGTATGTTGCTGctcgaacacctcaacaaaatggggtggttgagaggaaaaatagaatagTCAAAGAGATGGCTCGCACAATGCTTAATGAGGCAAATCTGCCAGAcagatattggaaagaagctgttcACACAGCTGTTTATATTCTGAATCATGTGCAAATTAGGGTAAAATCTACttttactccttatgaactctGGTATGGTAAAGCTGCTTCAATTaagtatttcaagatttttgggtgcaagtgttatataaaaagagatgaagagaatctaggaagctttgatgctaagactgatgagggtatatttcttggatattctactcatagcaaagcttataggtgtttcaataatagattgaacaaaattgttgaaactgttAATATAAGATTTAATGAGCAATTCTTTCTAAGTGATGGTATGCAGGATGTTGAAGAGGATATACCAATAAGACTGGAACAAGTTTCTAAATCTACTGAAGCAGAAATTACAAATGAGAAGAGTCCTCCATCAAGTCCTAAAGCAGAAAATCTTTTACATACACCCTCTAGAATCATTACTaaaagacatcctcaaagtcaaaTTATTGGTGAAATAGATGCAGGAATCTTGACTAGGAGAAGAGCAAGAATTGGTGAACAAGCTCAAATGGTTGAGCATTACTGTCTGGtaactgattttgaacctaagtctgTTTCTGAAGCTCTTATTAATGATTGTTGGCTGaatgcaatgcaagatgaaatcaatcaaatagaaaagaataaaacctaGGAACTAGTGCCTAgaccagatgataaaaatgttatagggggtaaatggattttcagaaataaacttgatgaatctggtaaagttgttaggaataaagcacgctttgtgtgtaaaggctatgcacagcaagaaggtgtagattttggtgaaacatttgcacctgttgctaggctaGAGTCAATACGAATATTTCTGGCATACTCCTgttataaaaattttaaaatttatcaaatggatgttaaaacagcattcctaaatggttatcttgatgaagagatatatatggaacaaccagaagggtttgtctctgcagataaacctgattatgtatacaagttgaaaaaggctctatatggtcttaaacaagctccaagagcttggtactccagGTTAGATGCTCACCTTACAGCAAATGGATTTACTAGAGGTGGAGTTGACAGTAACTTATATGTCAAAGTTGAAGGTAATGATATTTTACTTGTTGAGGtctatgtggatgatatcatttttggctgcAATAATGATTCTttatccaaaaaaatttcaaaactcatggaatctgaatttgaaatgtccatgttgggtgaattaaccttctttcttggtcttcaagtaatgcagcttgaacaaggcatttttttatcacaaaccaaatatgcaaaagaaatgctAAAGAAGTTTAATATGATAGATTGCAAACCTGTTAGTACTCCAATGGAGACTAGCTGTAAATTAACCAAGGCAGATGACTCACCTGAAGTCAATCAATCtgagtacagatcaatgataggcAGCTTACTTTATTTAACTGCATCTAGGCCTGATTTAATGCATGCAGTCTGTTTGGTTTCACGATTTCAATCTGCccctaaacaatctcatttgatAGCTGTGAAAAGAATTTTAAAGTACATTCAAGGTActttagactatggtttatggtatccatgaaataatgattttactcttgttggttttacggatgctgactgggctggctgtgtagatgatagaaaaagcaccagtggTGCAGCTTTCTTCCTAGGAGATCGTCTTGTTGCCTGGCATAGCAAAAAGCAAGAATGTGTCACTTTATCAACTGCAGAATCTGAGTATATTGCCGCAACAGCTTGTTGTACCCAATTAATCTGGATGTCTTATCAACTTGCTGATATGGGTATTACAGTAAACAAGCCAATCtctattttttgtgataacactagtgccataaatctttctaaaaatcctattatgcactcacgCACTAAACATGTTGCAATAAAGTTACATTTTCTACGTGAACAGGTGTTAGCTAATGAATTTCAACTTTTATATGTGCCTTCCCAGGCACAAGTGGCTGACATTTTCACAAAGGCTCTATCTAAAGAAGTATTTGAACATTTCAGAGACAGGTTGGGAGTTATCTCTCAATCTATTCTTGCTTAATATCTTGCATTCTATGAGGGGGAGCATCACTCTCCCCAagtttttccctttgtccttgagacaaaaagggggagaagacagtTGTTCTTACAGGTTATTCTAAAGTTTCACAGTTGGAATTACAGGTTATTCTGAGTTTCACAGATAGTTGGAATTACAggttgttctaaggtttcacaaatTAATTGGTAGTTTGCTCAGGTGGTATTTATGGTATCATGATGTTGTTTCTAGCAGTtaatgatggttcagttttatgatggttcagtttttgccatcaaggacaaagggggagtttgttaccTTTGTTATGCTgcattgtccttgatgacaaaaaggttTTGGTGACTATATAGCTTTATCTCTATGAATAGTGGACAGGTGTAAGCAGATTAATTTTTGGTATTCATTGATAGTGAAACTTTTTGTGGAAGAGAAGAAGGTAGGTTCAGTGACCAGTGGTTCTTCAAATTCGCATTGTGGTATTTTTTGATTTAATAATCTACAGGTATGAATGCTTCAGATGGTAATATTTTATGGCTAATTTTGTGGGGATTTCTCGCAATTGTTTTAGCATCAAATTGTCAAATTGTTATTTTTGCAGTATGTTTTGTGAAACCGTGAGGGGTAAAAAGTAAAAAAGGAagtgaaagaaaaaagaaagaaagataaaagtgtTTTCTCTTGTCAAACCATGAAGGGTAAAAATTAAAATGGAAGTGAAAGAagcaaaaaaaatagaaagataaaagtgtttactcttctattttttaaaaaaatgaaaaagatggtCCCGAGTATTTTTCTAGTTATCAAAAATGCAAAGATTAAAAATATCTTTCTTGCTACTATATTCTTCCAAAGAAATAATCacaagtaatttttttttgaaacaaaaattgggaAAAGGAAAGAAGTATTTCTAAAGAGATCCTATGCAGTACATttattttggtgataaatttttattaactccaacctaagttagggtttggtaaccctacTCAAGGATGAACACACAAAACAGTTTTATTCCAGTTGTGATTCAGTTCTATAAAACCCGTATTATAGTTTGGGAACCTGATTTTGGAGCGTGGTCAAGGAAGAAGTTTTGttagttggttttgcttgatgaagGATAGATCTCTTGAATATAACAGGAtgtaacaaaaaaaaatagatatgGCGGTGATAGACCATCTTTTGTATTAATCTTGTTCAGTGATTGACAAGTTGAGAGTTGCATAATATGATGCACTTCTGAATTTATCAGTGCTCGTAATTGGAGATAttttcttgatatcatttgtgacaTAGGGGTCAGTGCTCCTTGAAGTTTGAGACTTCTAAATACAGTGTAAGGAGTGGGTGCTTCTTgagataataaaatattcttttatcgagtggtttttctaccccaagagggttttccactcatgaaaatctgTGTTGTGTGCTAATCCACTTTATGTGTTCCATTAGATGAATGCTCTGATACATTTATTTATGCTTCATTGTTGTTctacaaaattttaattctttatgcTGGTCactttgtttttttaattaattctaccAGTCATAATTTGATGCTTTGACAAGTTCAATAAGAAGCATATCAAGATTACTCAATTATATATATTGTTTAATCAGAAATGCATGCTTTGATACAAGTTAGGGTGTCATATGTGTGTTAAAAGAGTTTTCCAAAGTAAGAAAAAATTAAAGAGAGTTAAATTGATTattgactctgattcacccccccctctcagagtcaatccacttccaacaaaatcaaccattcaagaatgccacataaaaattcaactaaggtcaaactggttttactaagctgactagggtaggggcactacattctcccccctaggcttGGACTTACTCCTAGAAGGCGTAAGGCTAAGCGGAACTCATGCAACACGTATTAGTcctgaaactcaattaacaattatcaatttgcacatatgaatcttttcacaaaCAATTGAAATATTATTGTTGAATCCTCTATGAATTTTCATTATCCATtgacaagatacatctaaatccctacatttcttataacattctagggatttatcaataatcatagtagagatacaaaaattttcttcctttcatcacaccaaattaaagcattgaaAGAGATatgcaacaattaccatactcatctatcaaacatgacaagaaaacatgccatcatgatcaatttcttttaccaatacatctttttacaaaactttatcgcatagaactagcttcaaatatcaatttctacaaccaagttaactttcaataaataagagcaatgtaaataactcaattgtttacactttctaggcATATAAGAACTTTCTagatgactatgtcccataacatagtgacaagttaacaccatttaatccatgattacacataataaccatccatataactggaatgcacaacacaaaaggccacacatgagcatgtctaatgctcggtcatagataacatgcacaatcagcatctctatgcatgatctcagaacaaataacatgatcataaatatccaacatctcacttaagggcttgatggtgccagggcacaccatagtggtgctacttTCCATGCAAGACCCTCATGAACATCCCTTattgcgtaaggtgtttagcctccaagagatagtcaccacacataggtaggtagtggatcctagttgtctcacagcctcacatacccccatcctcaaggttccctacatctacttccttgtatacactcaaccaagaccatctcctacattcttggagaggaattcacattttaacacaagaccagcatacgaaaacaacaaggataaaccagtttagccaccaaagtacagaagaataaagataataattgtcaattccaacaataaggaaaGAAAATAGTTccagaattgcaacatcaaatcaagtaagaaaaagatcacaagatcgtggctaaaccttcaaggtcaaaataaaataaattgctggcccacaaggaataaataaataaaaataaaaaatatcataagtgcacataacatcactatgtgactagcatctagccaccaacgaggaaggaaggaacaatcatctagctatcacagtagctcatcatgtggtgtggcctagtcacacatccgcatggcatggcagtgtgcacctcgacatcaccccgcatcatgtcatcacgcggcatggctctaccctaaacctgtcggtaggccgcatggaaatgtctactacatcctgcatcatgtctcaacacgacatggcaatactccaagtggaaaggGAACATAATGGACatatcccacatggtagtgtacctcgcagaAAAGGGCACGCGTAGGTCACACCCCTGATAGCGaggtacctctcaggatactcgctgtaagccaaaggtatacatggctaaggtctacccacaactCTACCAATGCTAGTCAATTggtagctcatgtgaaaaataacatacctttcatgaagacaaggcaaagatcctccaataaaacccatcattctgctcaagaactaacatcaatatgctcaaataaaggataggaataggctggcacacatgaaccttatgaATCGGTTCATcataagggaaagtattgagtacacctataatacagtttcattatataactatatttttccttgaaatagagaagctaaagtcacttcgcatTGATATTACTCGTATGttgttccatactattcaaggaatggtgacttctaatactaccccttcacatactgacttatcaacaacccgtgggttggcacttagtaaggaaacaaataagcaacatcacataaacagtattgtttcccatactcataagtaaacatatcctccatggttgattacttcaccatcccatgggtacACATAGAAAGcatgggtttcttacaatacacaaggaataggcaccattactggtttagtcacatttacggggggtacttttcaatacgctatcatctactcaagaaaggttttacctattctttccacatgaatcactaaataaagtttattctaggtacaagtactgaaattcttaacaattcaccattacataaggaaataacatcattcctatatctttttctaattccactaagcattcaaattcacattactaactatgcaatttcctttCTGAAGCTTAATACTTTCAATTTTACATAAGaagcccaaaagcaaacatacaatttcacatgcgatatatatatatatatataaatcctcTTAAATCAATGTATTCTTAGTAGAATTTCaaaaaaatcttatgatttaggcaaagagaaggaaaagagagtttgataatcaaacgatttcctacaaggacacaagatcaacaagatcacactacaagctaaaatttctcactataagtcttataattttaattgcacggttttcatttcgccaCTGTTTTAGGAGGATGCCATGACATTTCCAAtcattatggttgcaacaaaatattctagttttccgaacaagaaattAAGATAGACAATCTttgataatacaagacctcttgagaacactcactattcttaattcaatacaaaaacatatcataatctgcaacctaTCCTTGAAAATGAAAATACGATAAGAAGGTAAATGATGAGCTATCAATCAAATAATACATAtcatgcatgcacatcaaacaagcctttcatttgcactttctaatcataataaggtaattatatatattgaaaagcaacttcaatggagcattgctaaaataggtccttaatcaaactggtttaaagaagcacataaaacaatcttttgtggaatacattaatacactctcgaagctactataacatgttcccttttgatacttcttttacaaacaaggtaatttcacataacaacaattcacatattaatgcacattacttaagatagaatttaattatgttactcctacgagacacatggagaattctttaatgtaaacatacaatttttctcaataaccaatatgaactttcatctgaagcccttttataatctaaaaacacataagcatTATAAGCTCACACAAGAGCTCAAGAAGTCGCAACCTTCTCTcgcaaaagaaaactcaaataaaagacaattacacatatcaaaaacattttaaatttctagagagagagagagagaggagggagggagataATCATTCAATTCGCTAAATAAaaagcattcaatatctaccacactagtccttcatgagaacaacactaagctagatcataaccataacaagcacatttcgtacttttagattcaagacaacactaaccaacccaaatggattagtcaaaagagtacaaagAATCAAAAAGGAAGGTACATGCGACTCTGtttcagaatatgagtaatcgtagaccaagacatcaataagcaaataaagcacatataatcactccaaagcatccacatcaagaaggtgaaaatagggtgtgaacacacacgttacacacaagttaaggtatGCTCAATCACACTCATACAACAAGGAGGACAAGtatacaacataaggtagatacacctcacaccaactcagggcacaagcgaaactagagatcccagtgttgcaacatgggctctgataccaaatgtaatgccctgccaggaaaccctgaagggataaagctaaaatacacaaatggagtgcaaatatttttttttgacaCAACATGATTATGCAATGAGTTATCAGAAGTtcagataacacaacggaagacaaaacaaaacctaaggagtttcccaacgtgattacgtaacttagcatctaactcaactcatgacatttgatccaattaagcaggttaacttaattacatgttattactaaAAACATGGATATAAATTGTTCAGTAATTTAAATTTTTAGATAATAGGACGCGCTCATCCGTTATGGGTTgagatgagtctaacatgaggaaattaacccatagaagttaaaacatagataacatatgaattcatacattagggttaaaatatagatatctagatgagttcatccaatttagttaaaatatagctaataagatgaagttcatttattaaggttaagatGTAAATAACCTAATGAGTttatccattatagttaaaatatagctaataagatgtagttcatttattaaggttaaaatgtaaataaccacatgacttcatccattacaattaaaatatagctaataagataaagttcatttattaaggttaaaatgtaaataaccatatgagttcatccattacagttaaaatatagctaataagatgaagttcacatatcaaggttaaaatgtaaataacatattgaagttcatccattagggttaaaatatagataacttgatgagtacatccattatagtttTAAAaaactaatatgatgaagttcatttattaagattaaaatgtaaataactaaatgagttcgtCCATTTGAATTACgatttaggtaatatgacgagttcatccaatcaTGGTTATCCAATCATTTCGTTCAAACTTTCCCTCAACCATataccatgcatctaatttaattacatgctttaatttcatcataacccagagagttctttccatgcatacttaattgtattatcaataactgaaattgattaccttctattattcaaatctacatcctTTCATGATCCACATTCTTGTATTTAATTAAGAcaattgcatacatgcatttacaattaatttcatctaatccacttatacattccatcaaaatgccatccatacatgctaacactaaatatgaaacataagaacaaaatcatcacataacaccaaattgatattggagttcacccctaacgggctacatctttgggtctgctcaactacaagacccctctaatcatttaaataagttaaggatacataaggttcacattatttacaatcctgccatcaaggcaaacataaccaatatacaaacgaccacatcggtcaataaatacatagacGATCCCTATATAGAAACGGATCCAATTGGACATATTAAAAGCAAATTCAAAGGTCCACtgtctgacggtactctaactagagacctgaccaactatggtcaaccacaaatcaacacactACTCCCACATTAAAGGACAATACCAATTATAAcatcatcacaaggcaacaactGAACTAGAGACCGTTgatataaacaggtaccccaaatcaaccaaatgatAGGGTCCAAAAAAACATATCAAGTCTTGTCGTTACTTAAGCAAAAGTGAGTATAGAAATTAAAATTGCATAGGCATTAACCAGTAGAggcaatcttttcccatattgatttaatcACTAAATGTCGATCAaaatttctaaatgatctaagttctcaaaatacaataacacaaaacacaaaacaccatTACAAGGtaaattcaataccacaattgcacTAGTACAATCTTGCCCATTCCCCAATtcagagaaaaatataaattaacaatttaTTCTACTAAATGAAAATTTCATTTACTTGCCAAATTTTCCTAATGACACTTTATTTAATTCCcaatatttccaatagtatattatttaagtttccaaaatacccaatgatataatattcctattttccaattaccCAAATACactatattatttcatttctaaaatcTCCGGATAATCTATTATCGTCTAATTTCTcagataataatatattatttaaaacttactaagcaataaatatattttatttccaaaatctcCCAAATAAATTATTACTTTAACATTTTTCCacataatgaaataaataacaaactatatatatatatatatatatatatatatattttatttttgtttttatttttattttcataaaaaaaaaaataatacaattcACCACAAGCTGGAGGCatgtaaaaagaagaaaaaaataatacTGCCTGGCAGCTTTGCTACCATAGGATAGCATGTTGTCGTACGATAGCACTGCTACCTGTATGGTAGCATTGCTACCACATGGTAGCTCTGCTACCCTACAGTAGCACTGCTACTGCATGGTAGTACTTGCtaccatccccccccccccccccccccgcaatttattttatattatattttttgattttaattttttaaattttatttactaTGACATACACAGCCAAGAAGAAAACCAGTCTCACAGAGACTAAGAAAATTATTCTTTTTCTAGAAAGATCAAGAATACCAAAATTGATTTTAAAACTAAATCAACAaacccataaaataaaattaacTAAAAACCCCAATCTGCAGTCTCAGACTCGGAAATCTCTGAAAAATAAATCTCATTAACAAGCCCTTAGACATATGAATGCATTCCGTTAATCCAGAACAAAACCCCCCGAAAAAATAGACTCGGAAATTTTCTGAGACAAACAAAGAATGTATTCAGCCAATCTTAAACAAACATTTTCATTCCCAGGCAACccattttggcaaaattttgccagcataaccccctctCAGGGTAGAATTAGTGAATCTTCTTAATCTACAAGCATAAACTCCAACTATTTTAACAATCTTTCCACAATACAAAAGAATGCAAACCAATTTTTCCAAAGCTAAAACTCAAATTTGAGAACATTCATGGATTTTTaaaccagcatttcatgaagaacaaccagacacaatttttttgatttaacaatgaaataaaaaaggtaaacaagaatcctacctcttttagcattcctagcaagattttgaa
This genomic stretch from Cryptomeria japonica chromosome 8, Sugi_1.0, whole genome shotgun sequence harbors:
- the LOC131857644 gene encoding secreted RxLR effector protein 161-like: MIDCKPVSTPMETSCKLTKADDSPEVNQSEYRSMIGSLLYLTASRPDLMHAVCLVSRFQSAPKQSHLIAVKRILKYIQDDRKSTSGAAFFLGDRLVAWHSKKQECVTLSTAESEYIAATACCTQLIWMSYQLADMGITVLANEFQLLYVPSQAQVADIFTKALSKEVFEHFRDRLF